A single window of Candidatus Ozemobacteraceae bacterium DNA harbors:
- a CDS encoding 16S rRNA (uracil(1498)-N(3))-methyltransferase has product MSDQVLVPHARVLEPAADGVLSDENRHYLERVLRLRPDEAFTLTDGSGREAVAVLGEKGAYRLQEWSDPGREPAFETTIFCAVSKGDRFEWLIEKAVEMGVRRIVPLLSSRVVAPVPGPAKIERWRKIAVTAMLQCGGCRIPDVTEPLPFKHLPKPDERVLPVLLHEIPMAVSLHELPRAERPALWLASGPEGGFDPNEVKAFLEAGWRAVWLGKRLFKTDTAPVVALARLLSH; this is encoded by the coding sequence ATGAGTGACCAGGTGCTCGTTCCCCACGCGCGGGTCCTCGAACCTGCGGCGGACGGGGTGCTGAGCGACGAAAACCGGCATTATCTCGAACGTGTCCTCAGGCTGCGCCCCGACGAGGCGTTCACCCTCACCGACGGCTCCGGCCGTGAAGCCGTCGCGGTTCTCGGGGAAAAGGGGGCATACCGGCTTCAGGAATGGAGCGACCCCGGCCGCGAACCCGCGTTCGAGACGACGATCTTCTGCGCCGTCTCCAAGGGAGACCGATTCGAGTGGCTGATCGAGAAAGCCGTGGAAATGGGCGTGCGGCGTATCGTGCCGCTGCTGAGCTCGCGCGTCGTCGCGCCGGTTCCCGGGCCTGCGAAGATCGAGCGATGGCGCAAGATCGCCGTCACCGCCATGCTCCAGTGCGGCGGTTGCAGAATTCCGGACGTCACGGAGCCTCTGCCGTTCAAGCATCTGCCCAAACCGGACGAACGCGTGCTGCCGGTGCTGCTTCACGAGATTCCGATGGCCGTCTCGCTTCACGAGCTGCCCCGCGCCGAACGACCGGCTCTCTGGCTCGCTTCCGGTCCCGAGGGCGGGTTCGATCCGAACGAGGTGAAGGCCTTCCTCGAGGCAGGCTGGCGCGCCGTCTGGCTCGGAAAACGCCTGTTCAAGACCGACACGGCCCCCGTCGTCGCGCTTGCGCGGTTGCTTTCTCATTGA
- a CDS encoding MiaB/RimO family radical SAM methylthiotransferase: MKYTFLLKSLGCKVSQYDGIRIAEYLSGCGLRQAGEGETPDLYILNGCAVTGRASQKVRQALRAIRRRWPSVKLVLAGCEARLAEKRAPEEGDEPAVEIDGALPYATPPAVRELLEHLDLLRPDIPDAGDEAHVPEELIGSERTRAFLKIQDGCSQFCAYCIVPHLRGPETSRGRAELVDEARRIVATGRREIVVTGIHVGRYAHGLVALLRELSAIAGLDRIRLSSIEPVEVESDLVEWLATDPKACAHLHLPLQSGCDETLRAMRRPYDTATFAALVGRLRARMPDIGISTDLIVGFPGETDERFAATLAFVERQSFSRIHIFRYSTRDGTPAATMPGQVPNAVKQTRAKAVERLWKSSAASFHGRFVGRSVDVLWETRENGFWHGLSREYVPCRTATEADLHNVITPATVTAADPDGCVTRIDP, from the coding sequence ATGAAATATACATTTTTACTCAAATCGCTGGGGTGCAAGGTCAGTCAGTATGACGGCATCCGCATCGCGGAGTATCTGAGCGGCTGTGGCCTGCGGCAGGCGGGCGAAGGCGAAACGCCCGATCTCTATATCCTGAACGGTTGCGCCGTCACCGGCAGGGCTTCCCAGAAGGTACGCCAGGCGTTACGGGCCATACGTCGGCGCTGGCCCAGCGTGAAGCTCGTTCTGGCCGGATGCGAGGCGCGGCTCGCCGAAAAGCGCGCACCGGAGGAGGGGGATGAGCCTGCCGTGGAGATCGACGGGGCGCTTCCGTACGCGACGCCGCCCGCCGTTCGCGAGCTGCTCGAACATCTCGACCTTCTCCGTCCCGATATTCCCGATGCCGGCGACGAGGCCCACGTTCCCGAAGAGTTGATCGGCAGCGAACGGACCAGGGCGTTTCTGAAAATCCAGGACGGCTGCTCGCAGTTCTGCGCCTACTGTATCGTTCCCCACCTGCGCGGCCCCGAGACCTCCCGCGGGCGAGCCGAACTCGTCGACGAGGCGCGTCGGATCGTCGCGACGGGCCGTCGCGAGATCGTCGTGACCGGCATCCACGTCGGCCGGTACGCGCATGGTCTCGTCGCCCTGCTGCGTGAACTGTCGGCCATTGCCGGTCTCGACCGAATCCGGCTGAGCTCGATCGAGCCGGTCGAGGTCGAGAGCGACCTCGTCGAGTGGCTCGCGACCGATCCGAAAGCCTGCGCGCATCTGCATCTTCCCCTTCAGTCGGGGTGCGACGAGACGCTACGCGCGATGCGCCGCCCCTACGACACGGCGACCTTCGCCGCTCTCGTGGGGAGGTTGCGCGCTCGCATGCCGGACATCGGCATCAGTACCGACCTGATCGTCGGTTTTCCCGGCGAGACGGACGAGCGGTTCGCCGCGACGCTCGCCTTCGTCGAACGCCAGAGTTTTTCGCGGATACATATCTTTCGCTATTCTACGCGCGACGGTACGCCCGCCGCGACGATGCCCGGCCAGGTGCCGAACGCGGTCAAACAGACCCGCGCGAAAGCCGTCGAACGCCTCTGGAAATCTTCGGCCGCCTCGTTTCACGGCCGCTTCGTCGGCCGCTCCGTCGATGTCCTGTGGGAAACCCGGGAAAACGGCTTCTGGCATGGTCTCAGCCGCGAATACGTCCCCTGCCGCACCGCCACCGAAGCCGACCTGCACAACGTCATCACCCCAGCGACCGTCACTGCCGCCGACCCCGACGGCTGTGTCACACGCATTGATCCTTAG
- a CDS encoding prepilin-type N-terminal cleavage/methylation domain-containing protein produces the protein MKTGRRRGFTMTEVMVSIALFALVLGVTMNLWSQAQRSMAITSTRQILQHDSRLIVQMLTADLKAVKANTFKTTADPLSMEFERFAVDEKSKGEEKLSTDKTLAVKYTFLKPLLRRELSGKGPRTLSGHVDVVTVAKKTLSPEEAEANPQQSARVDVAVTLKMRVPGSKKEIRHTERTSVIMRDDYYQLANKSYASNLQTASAIKEKIDEADKSTWFDKELSADSLKNLTKEQLDDMSKVQEDTITQAKDDLKELNKQIEDIDTGKKWYDWIVGTDPDVAFATDMRNKLADIKCPDGNLPEKGERPSDKADKILKQVDAKIQEDEKEFFRKSFASIYNEKDASQKEMADAQKKAYEMKLADRQIEKAIEKLSEEDKKNPEKMKQFTRLIDQYPATTDELRTNMAKELRLSEKTGTDKAAIEAMIEKKCAEMEKVKSEYAKCNLAWMNEGTNEKKVKAYEANKQVFNFGKSKAETLRTKEMAIDNLNVIEEAKANLATTK, from the coding sequence ATGAAAACTGGACGCAGACGGGGATTCACCATGACGGAAGTCATGGTGAGCATCGCCCTCTTCGCGCTCGTCCTCGGCGTCACGATGAATCTCTGGAGCCAGGCGCAGCGAAGCATGGCCATCACGAGCACGCGTCAGATCCTCCAGCACGACAGCCGCCTGATCGTCCAGATGCTGACGGCCGACTTGAAGGCCGTCAAGGCGAACACCTTCAAAACGACGGCCGATCCCCTCTCGATGGAGTTTGAACGGTTCGCCGTCGACGAGAAATCGAAGGGTGAGGAAAAGCTTTCGACGGACAAAACCCTCGCCGTGAAATACACATTCCTCAAGCCGCTTCTGAGGCGCGAGTTGAGCGGGAAGGGGCCGCGCACGCTCTCGGGTCACGTCGACGTCGTGACCGTCGCGAAGAAAACTCTTTCCCCCGAAGAGGCCGAAGCCAATCCCCAGCAGTCGGCGCGGGTGGACGTCGCCGTCACCCTCAAGATGCGGGTTCCCGGCTCGAAGAAGGAAATCCGGCATACCGAGCGCACGTCAGTGATCATGCGCGACGATTATTACCAGCTGGCGAACAAAAGCTATGCGAGCAATCTCCAGACGGCATCGGCGATCAAGGAGAAGATCGACGAAGCAGACAAGAGCACCTGGTTCGACAAGGAGCTGTCCGCCGACTCTCTCAAGAACCTGACGAAAGAGCAGCTCGACGACATGAGCAAGGTCCAGGAAGACACGATCACCCAGGCAAAAGACGATCTGAAGGAGCTCAACAAGCAGATCGAGGACATCGATACGGGCAAGAAGTGGTATGACTGGATCGTCGGCACCGACCCGGACGTCGCGTTCGCCACCGACATGAGAAACAAGCTTGCGGACATCAAATGTCCCGACGGCAATCTTCCCGAAAAAGGCGAGCGCCCCTCCGACAAGGCGGACAAGATTCTGAAGCAGGTAGATGCAAAAATCCAGGAGGACGAGAAGGAGTTTTTCAGGAAATCATTCGCATCGATATACAATGAGAAAGACGCGTCCCAGAAAGAGATGGCCGATGCCCAGAAGAAAGCCTACGAGATGAAGCTGGCCGACCGGCAGATCGAGAAGGCGATAGAGAAACTGAGCGAGGAAGACAAGAAAAACCCCGAAAAAATGAAGCAGTTCACCCGGCTCATCGATCAGTATCCGGCGACGACCGACGAGCTTCGGACCAACATGGCGAAGGAACTTCGCCTGAGCGAGAAAACCGGCACCGACAAGGCCGCCATCGAGGCGATGATCGAGAAGAAGTGCGCCGAGATGGAGAAGGTGAAGTCCGAATATGCGAAGTGCAACCTCGCCTGGATGAACGAAGGCACCAACGAAAAGAAGGTCAAGGCCTACGAAGCAAACAAGCAGGTCTTCAATTTCGGGAAAAGCAAGGCCGAGACCCTCCGCACGAAGGAAATGGCGATCGACAACCTGAACGTCATCGAAGAAGCGAAAGCCAACCTCGCCACCACGAAGTAA
- a CDS encoding prepilin-type N-terminal cleavage/methylation domain-containing protein yields MTACRDRRRSGITMIEIMVAVAIIALALLPLLRLITGNYTATARTSNQSQAAAILNRLIEEVKHVPFATYVKECPDVLQEKKFAIPEKYYPETVAALDEQKKTGDREFWVETSMTGTKNESNQLVEIYFEAEIRWRDKGGKTAVNQPERRLRATALVFNPETKFL; encoded by the coding sequence ATGACGGCTTGTCGTGACCGGCGCCGGAGCGGCATCACCATGATCGAGATCATGGTCGCGGTCGCCATCATCGCCCTCGCGCTCCTGCCGCTCCTGCGTTTGATAACCGGCAACTACACCGCCACGGCGCGAACCAGCAATCAGTCGCAGGCTGCCGCCATCCTCAATCGGCTGATCGAAGAGGTCAAGCACGTTCCCTTTGCGACGTATGTGAAGGAATGTCCCGACGTACTGCAGGAAAAGAAGTTCGCGATTCCCGAAAAGTATTATCCCGAGACGGTCGCCGCGCTCGACGAACAGAAGAAGACGGGCGACCGGGAGTTCTGGGTGGAGACCTCGATGACGGGCACGAAAAACGAGTCGAACCAGCTCGTCGAGATTTACTTCGAGGCCGAGATCCGATGGCGCGACAAGGGCGGAAAGACCGCCGTCAATCAGCCCGAACGCAGACTCAGAGCCACGGCCCTGGTGTTCAATCCCGAAACGAAGTTCCTGTGA
- a CDS encoding AMP-binding protein gives MLFEKILRIEQLPFDAGRIAVSCDVGEGRWVDMTYGELVEIVGEVGRILGESGVRKGERILLVGENHYKWLPVFLGITGYGAVAVPVDGMLADKRLLGIIENCNPRVIITSKKFQDKTAALVDQLGATCGVVNFHFDLVRVHGEKETARLAPATIEPEDTAAIIYTSGTTGRPKGTILSHRALVAAAAMGLSLGNYRQTDVMLALLPFTHVYGLVNTGLCPLMVGSKIVMTASYNPIEILQAIVRFRVSFLLVVPRLAEIFVMALRQMAQPMPIPSMTMIIGGASVAPKVIEALRACGVRAFQGYGMTETSGGIVASMDGPVSSVGRAPEGVEFKLENAKNGVGELLVSSPTLCSGIFGSAEDTNALFSGAFLRTGDLCEIDSDGYIYVRGREKDVIIPPGGVNVYPDELEMRLGALPFAEEYAALGFSENGSEYPALVVKPSKAILQTKPPAEAAAFIEEEIRRITADWPEWERFRRIHVVSAPLPRSASQKVQRNRLLETLGGGAAPAAAEQPRKKAPVSCGVEADRQFEIFRKITGRFLNVAPEAITRGKRFAEFLQLDSLGMVALVSQLCEEFRIPMRELQIETVQDFGGLFDLLIAGGGVAAGEAVFDEAELEGRLPPLLDYSPDAVKARQRFLQKRTGANVKCIPRPEDARFLSGNVEGFIGFGEIPLGLIGPLKVAGDHARGDFYIPLATTEGALVSSVARGAQVITLSGGARVKVIADSLVRAPIFVFETLFDMMSFNQWIENHYDDLKAAAESTTRHGRLEAIEPFPMGSTLCLRFVYSTGDASGQNMTTIATHAAIKWIAAHYRGPMTDWFLESNLSGDKKINGVNFTRNRGKRVIAEAEIPLAIVEKHLHTSADRMVRLGQLSMMTSLHAHAFGSQAHYANILAAMFIAAGQDPACVAESATGVTSLELRRDRLAVSVTLPGLMVGTVGGGTRLPTQQACLQILECDGPRRARKLAEIVAAAVLAGEISLIAAMAADEFAGAHARYGRSGGHG, from the coding sequence TTGCTTTTCGAGAAGATCCTGAGGATTGAACAACTGCCGTTCGATGCCGGCCGCATTGCCGTTTCCTGCGATGTCGGCGAGGGCCGTTGGGTCGACATGACCTACGGGGAGCTCGTCGAGATCGTGGGCGAGGTGGGCCGCATTCTCGGCGAGAGCGGCGTCAGAAAGGGCGAGCGCATTCTCCTCGTCGGCGAGAATCACTACAAGTGGCTGCCGGTGTTCCTCGGCATCACGGGATACGGCGCCGTCGCCGTGCCGGTCGACGGGATGCTCGCGGACAAGCGCCTGCTCGGCATCATCGAGAACTGCAACCCCCGGGTCATCATCACGTCGAAAAAGTTCCAGGACAAGACGGCCGCCCTGGTCGATCAGCTCGGTGCAACATGTGGTGTCGTCAATTTCCACTTCGACCTGGTGCGGGTTCATGGCGAAAAGGAAACGGCACGCCTCGCTCCGGCGACGATCGAGCCTGAAGACACCGCCGCGATCATCTACACGTCGGGAACAACCGGCCGTCCGAAGGGAACGATCCTGAGCCATCGTGCTCTCGTCGCGGCCGCAGCGATGGGTCTGTCTCTCGGAAATTATCGGCAGACCGACGTGATGCTGGCTCTTCTTCCGTTCACGCACGTGTACGGCCTCGTGAACACCGGCCTCTGCCCGCTGATGGTCGGGTCGAAGATCGTCATGACGGCTTCCTACAATCCGATCGAGATCCTGCAGGCGATCGTGCGGTTCCGCGTCAGTTTCCTGCTCGTCGTTCCGCGTCTCGCTGAAATCTTCGTGATGGCGCTCCGGCAGATGGCCCAGCCCATGCCGATCCCGAGCATGACGATGATCATCGGCGGCGCCTCGGTCGCGCCGAAGGTCATCGAAGCGCTCCGGGCGTGCGGCGTCAGGGCGTTCCAGGGCTACGGCATGACCGAGACGTCGGGCGGCATCGTCGCGTCGATGGATGGTCCGGTCAGTTCCGTCGGAAGGGCGCCCGAGGGCGTCGAGTTCAAGCTCGAGAATGCGAAGAACGGCGTCGGCGAGCTGCTGGTTTCCTCGCCGACCCTGTGCAGCGGCATCTTCGGCAGCGCCGAGGACACGAACGCGCTGTTTTCGGGAGCGTTTCTGCGGACCGGCGACCTGTGTGAGATAGATAGCGATGGCTATATATACGTGCGCGGCAGGGAAAAGGACGTCATCATCCCGCCCGGCGGCGTGAACGTCTACCCCGACGAACTCGAAATGCGGCTCGGGGCGCTGCCCTTCGCCGAGGAATACGCCGCGCTGGGCTTTTCCGAAAACGGAAGCGAGTATCCGGCGCTGGTCGTCAAGCCGTCGAAGGCGATCCTGCAGACGAAACCGCCGGCTGAAGCCGCCGCCTTCATCGAAGAGGAGATCCGACGCATCACCGCCGACTGGCCGGAATGGGAGCGGTTCCGCAGGATTCACGTCGTTTCCGCGCCGCTGCCCCGCTCCGCGAGCCAGAAGGTGCAGCGGAACCGGCTTCTCGAAACCCTGGGGGGCGGCGCGGCTCCTGCCGCAGCGGAGCAGCCTCGGAAGAAGGCGCCCGTTTCGTGCGGCGTCGAAGCTGACCGGCAGTTCGAGATTTTCCGGAAAATCACGGGTCGGTTTCTCAACGTCGCACCCGAGGCCATCACACGCGGGAAGCGGTTTGCGGAGTTCCTGCAGCTCGATTCGCTCGGCATGGTGGCGCTCGTTTCGCAACTCTGCGAAGAGTTCCGGATCCCGATGCGCGAGCTCCAGATCGAGACGGTGCAGGATTTCGGCGGACTGTTCGACCTGCTGATCGCCGGCGGCGGCGTCGCGGCCGGAGAAGCGGTGTTCGACGAGGCCGAGCTCGAAGGACGTCTGCCGCCGCTTCTCGATTACAGCCCCGACGCCGTGAAGGCGCGCCAGCGGTTCCTGCAGAAGCGCACGGGGGCGAACGTGAAGTGCATTCCGCGCCCCGAGGACGCGCGCTTCCTGAGCGGTAACGTCGAGGGCTTCATCGGCTTCGGCGAGATTCCGCTGGGGCTGATCGGCCCCCTCAAAGTGGCGGGCGATCACGCCCGCGGCGATTTCTACATCCCGCTGGCGACGACCGAGGGCGCGCTCGTCTCGTCCGTCGCGCGCGGGGCGCAGGTCATCACCCTCTCGGGCGGCGCGCGCGTCAAGGTCATCGCCGACAGCCTCGTCCGGGCGCCGATCTTCGTCTTCGAGACGCTGTTCGACATGATGTCCTTCAACCAGTGGATCGAGAACCATTACGACGATCTGAAGGCCGCGGCCGAGTCGACCACGCGGCACGGCCGGCTGGAAGCGATCGAGCCGTTCCCGATGGGGTCGACCCTCTGCCTTCGGTTCGTGTATTCGACGGGCGACGCGTCGGGCCAGAACATGACCACGATCGCGACCCACGCGGCCATCAAATGGATCGCCGCCCATTACCGGGGGCCGATGACCGACTGGTTCCTCGAGTCGAATCTGTCGGGCGACAAGAAGATCAACGGCGTCAACTTCACGCGCAATCGCGGGAAGCGCGTGATCGCCGAGGCCGAGATTCCCCTGGCGATCGTCGAGAAGCATCTCCATACCTCGGCCGATCGCATGGTGCGGCTGGGCCAGCTCTCGATGATGACCTCGCTGCACGCCCACGCGTTCGGCTCCCAGGCGCACTACGCGAACATCCTGGCCGCTATGTTCATCGCGGCCGGCCAGGACCCCGCCTGCGTGGCCGAGTCGGCGACAGGCGTCACGAGCCTCGAACTGCGCCGCGACCGGCTTGCCGTCTCGGTCACGCTGCCGGGCCTGATGGTCGGCACCGTCGGCGGCGGCACGCGGCTTCCGACCCAGCAGGCCTGCCTGCAGATCCTCGAATGCGACGGCCCGCGCCGCGCGCGCAAGCTCGCCGAGATCGTGGCGGCCGCGGTGCTGGCCGGCGAGATCTCGCTGATCGCGGCGATGGCCGCCGACGAGTTCGCCGGCGCCCATGCCCGGTACGGGCGGAGCGGCGGCCATGGCTGA
- a CDS encoding formyltransferase family protein — MAEPMRVVFVTSDVTYVRDNYHSLVRRVCDRNALPEGVEPVGLVLLHVSRAVLLKNILGLPLVGAPQFAFTLARNLMRASLRDPRPEAAERAGVPVFRCDSVNRPEAVEWLRGRRPDLIVNMRTRNIYKDIVLGLPTIGCINIHHGILPENRGTMCDLWAWAEGRPVGFTIHWMNAKIDDGDILVRREVDVKGLRCYLDIPQASSRVEAQALLDVLGRIRREGRWVGIPNRTDAVDYRRNPTPAQIGMLRRKGLSL; from the coding sequence ATGGCTGAGCCCATGCGGGTGGTGTTCGTCACCTCGGATGTCACCTACGTCCGGGACAACTACCATTCCCTCGTCCGGCGCGTCTGCGACAGGAACGCTCTGCCCGAAGGCGTCGAGCCGGTCGGCCTGGTGCTGCTGCACGTCAGCAGGGCCGTGCTCCTGAAGAACATCCTCGGGCTGCCGCTCGTCGGGGCGCCGCAGTTCGCCTTCACGCTCGCCCGCAACCTGATGCGGGCCTCCCTGCGGGACCCCCGCCCCGAGGCCGCCGAACGGGCGGGCGTTCCCGTTTTCCGGTGCGACAGCGTGAACCGGCCCGAAGCGGTGGAGTGGCTTCGCGGTCGCCGGCCAGACCTGATCGTGAACATGCGTACTAGAAATATATATAAAGATATCGTTCTTGGCCTGCCGACGATCGGGTGCATAAATATACATCACGGTATACTTCCCGAAAACCGCGGGACGATGTGCGATCTGTGGGCCTGGGCCGAGGGACGCCCCGTCGGCTTCACCATCCACTGGATGAACGCGAAAATCGACGACGGCGACATCCTCGTCCGGCGCGAGGTCGATGTGAAGGGGTTGCGCTGCTACCTCGACATTCCCCAGGCCTCGAGCCGGGTCGAGGCGCAGGCGCTGCTCGACGTGCTCGGCAGGATCCGGCGCGAAGGACGGTGGGTCGGCATACCCAACCGCACCGACGCCGTCGATTACAGGCGGAATCCAACGCCGGCGCAGATCGGCATGCTTCGACGGAAGGGATTGAGCCTCTGA
- a CDS encoding alpha/beta hydrolase — MGVFSEGSIRLPGREVLAFGECGKGTPVLMLHGNPGDRDDWAGPAKLLAERGFRCLAVDRPGHGLSSPLPAEPGQAADACAALLRSNAGGKAIVAGYSMGAHVALDLAQRHRDLVSGVCLVAPYLMPRDENEQPSGLPGLLDIPLLRAVLGLLLPMLGGGKIRRHLETTFKPAAADPALVDELAGRFSTFASLEATLRDKNLFLDTYKKVLEGTATLTCPVLMITGAEDAVSGTASAEAIRKAIPGVLSTVVDGGGHALPWTHASLVADRISGRSA, encoded by the coding sequence ATGGGTGTTTTCAGCGAGGGAAGCATCAGGCTTCCGGGGCGGGAGGTTCTCGCGTTCGGCGAATGCGGAAAAGGCACGCCGGTACTGATGCTTCACGGGAATCCCGGCGACCGGGACGACTGGGCCGGGCCGGCGAAACTTCTCGCCGAGCGCGGGTTCCGGTGCCTGGCCGTCGACCGGCCGGGGCACGGCCTGAGCAGCCCCCTGCCCGCCGAGCCTGGCCAGGCAGCCGACGCCTGTGCGGCGCTTCTCCGTTCGAACGCGGGCGGCAAGGCGATCGTCGCGGGGTACTCGATGGGGGCGCACGTTGCACTCGATCTCGCGCAGCGGCATCGGGACCTCGTTTCCGGGGTTTGTCTTGTCGCACCCTATCTGATGCCGCGCGACGAGAACGAGCAGCCGTCCGGCCTCCCGGGACTGCTTGACATCCCTCTGCTGAGAGCGGTCCTCGGGTTGCTCCTTCCCATGCTTGGCGGAGGGAAAATCCGCCGGCACCTCGAAACGACGTTCAAACCGGCTGCCGCCGATCCGGCTCTCGTGGACGAGCTTGCCGGCAGATTCTCCACGTTCGCTTCGCTCGAGGCGACGCTCAGGGATAAAAATCTGTTTCTCGATACATACAAAAAGGTTCTGGAAGGCACGGCGACGCTCACCTGCCCCGTGCTGATGATCACCGGCGCGGAAGATGCCGTTTCGGGAACCGCCAGCGCCGAAGCGATCAGAAAGGCGATTCCGGGCGTTCTTTCCACGGTCGTCGACGGCGGTGGCCACGCCCTCCCCTGGACCCACGCGTCGCTCGTCGCCGACCGCATCTCCGGACGATCGGCGTGA
- a CDS encoding prepilin-type N-terminal cleavage/methylation domain-containing protein, translated as MSSNPASNRIPDIRTPIPKGGRGFTMIELVVVVLVLTLVAGAYFYVWRQQGRLSASDQDVAAYYMAAASFMDVFYSDTRMARRIEPTTDGCIMEVMTSGGLQQVTYTLRDNGIERLMSGKTKVYTFGKPLRENAKVLFRVRELAP; from the coding sequence ATGTCGTCGAACCCGGCAAGTAACCGCATTCCAGACATCCGCACGCCGATCCCGAAGGGGGGGCGTGGTTTCACGATGATCGAACTCGTGGTCGTGGTGCTGGTTCTGACGTTGGTCGCCGGGGCGTATTTCTACGTCTGGCGCCAGCAGGGGCGTCTCTCGGCGAGCGACCAGGATGTCGCCGCGTATTACATGGCGGCGGCATCGTTCATGGACGTGTTCTACAGCGACACCAGAATGGCCCGCAGGATCGAGCCGACAACGGACGGCTGCATCATGGAAGTCATGACGTCCGGCGGCCTCCAGCAGGTGACGTACACCCTGCGAGACAACGGCATCGAGCGACTCATGAGCGGCAAGACGAAAGTGTACACGTTCGGGAAGCCGTTGCGCGAAAATGCGAAGGTGCTCTTCCGTGTCCGGGAATTGGCTCCCTGA
- a CDS encoding OmpA family protein, whose translation MNRSFDNVVFRGACALALAFWLAGAALAVAAEPKPRYGVTFGQEGNEVEMQVVPARLGVASNAMPAPADPSVQGIVAAPSKRPTAPLSTSAPATPVELKSESVADYKEDGFDVSVDDVAGEAVANDLDASGKLSLAILFNNDSHEVDLSDAKTMKTLNSILKMMKCRATLKILIEGYVDYTGTMEWHALGKAPDFGQATSEARAYAVKKWLVDNGISSLRISCVGKGMRGAEGDSEAQQKLNRRVDIVKLSE comes from the coding sequence GTGAATCGGTCTTTCGACAATGTCGTGTTCCGAGGCGCGTGTGCCCTTGCCCTGGCGTTCTGGCTGGCTGGCGCCGCGCTGGCGGTCGCCGCAGAGCCGAAGCCGCGGTATGGCGTCACCTTCGGACAGGAAGGGAACGAAGTCGAGATGCAGGTCGTTCCCGCCCGCCTGGGGGTCGCCTCGAACGCGATGCCGGCCCCGGCCGACCCGTCGGTGCAGGGCATCGTCGCTGCCCCTTCGAAACGGCCGACGGCGCCCCTTTCCACGAGCGCTCCGGCAACTCCCGTCGAATTGAAATCCGAGTCGGTTGCGGACTACAAGGAGGACGGATTCGACGTCAGCGTCGATGATGTGGCGGGCGAGGCCGTCGCGAATGACCTGGACGCCTCCGGCAAACTTTCACTCGCGATCCTGTTCAACAACGATTCCCATGAGGTCGACCTGTCGGATGCGAAGACGATGAAAACCCTCAACAGCATCCTGAAGATGATGAAATGCCGGGCGACCCTCAAGATTCTCATCGAGGGATATGTCGATTATACGGGCACCATGGAATGGCATGCGCTGGGCAAGGCGCCCGACTTTGGCCAGGCCACATCGGAAGCCCGTGCCTATGCCGTGAAAAAATGGCTTGTCGACAACGGAATCTCCTCGCTCAGAATATCCTGCGTCGGAAAAGGGATGCGAGGCGCAGAGGGCGATTCCGAGGCGCAGCAGAAGCTGAACCGGCGCGTCGATATCGTGAAACTGTCCGAATGA
- a CDS encoding OmpA family protein: MADDVWCRTAFVSLGTAVFMIVAASAGAQPHRYGVVFGQQGNEVEMQVVPARSGIATSPMPYPGDTAVTAIVGAPVKRPTGALPPKPAEMPVPLKSQSVSEYKEDGFDVSIDGVSGEAFAQKLDAAGKVSVDILFDFDQATIKAESVPALNAIRCMLKNNPEQRIRVEGYTDYRGPVDYNFELSVQRAYAVKRWLVERGIESTRIDYVGKGQRGEAGDSEAQQALNRRVDIVKL, translated from the coding sequence ATGGCTGATGACGTGTGGTGCCGGACGGCGTTCGTCTCGCTCGGCACGGCCGTGTTCATGATCGTTGCCGCCTCTGCCGGCGCCCAGCCCCACCGATATGGGGTTGTGTTCGGCCAGCAGGGAAACGAGGTCGAGATGCAGGTGGTGCCGGCCCGCTCCGGGATCGCCACGAGCCCCATGCCGTATCCGGGGGACACTGCCGTGACGGCGATCGTCGGCGCCCCCGTGAAACGACCGACCGGCGCCCTCCCTCCGAAACCCGCTGAAATGCCGGTTCCCCTCAAATCCCAGTCGGTGTCGGAATACAAGGAGGACGGGTTCGACGTCAGCATCGACGGGGTCTCCGGAGAAGCGTTCGCGCAGAAGCTCGACGCGGCGGGAAAGGTGTCCGTCGACATCCTGTTCGATTTCGATCAGGCGACGATCAAGGCCGAATCCGTTCCGGCGCTCAACGCGATTCGCTGCATGCTGAAAAACAACCCGGAGCAGAGAATCCGGGTTGAAGGGTATACGGACTACCGGGGTCCGGTCGATTACAATTTCGAACTGTCCGTGCAGCGGGCGTATGCCGTCAAGCGGTGGCTCGTCGAGCGAGGCATCGAATCGACCCGGATCGATTACGTGGGAAAGGGACAGCGCGGCGAGGCCGGCGACTCCGAGGCCCAGCAGGCCCTGAACAGACGCGTCGACATCGTTAAACTGTAG